A window from Felis catus isolate Fca126 chromosome B1, F.catus_Fca126_mat1.0, whole genome shotgun sequence encodes these proteins:
- the SCOC gene encoding short coiled-coil protein isoform X1 yields MRRRAFLSGDWWETGQDGAGRGRTGRDRAGLPFPRTLCGRRGRSCRYRLVKVLGPEASSLSLPLPAPPTADDSSRILYPRPKSLLPEMMNADMDAVDAENQVELEEKTRLINQVLELQHTLEDLSARVDAVKEENLKLKSENQVLGQYIENLMSASSVFQTTDTKSKRK; encoded by the exons ATGCGCAGGCGTGCCTTCTTGAGTGGGGATTGGTGGGAGACGGGGCAGGACGGGGCGGGACGGGGCAGGACGGGGCGGGACAGGGCGGGACTCCCGTTTCCGCGCACGCTCTGTGGGCGCAGAGGGCGGAGCTGTCGGTACCGGTTGGTGAAAGTGTTGGGGCCTGAGGCGTCCTCCCTATCCCTCCCACTCCCAGCGCCTCCAACGGCAG ACGATTCATCAAGGATTTTGTATCCAAGGCCCAAAAGTTTGTTACCCGAGATGATGAATGCTGACATGGATG CAGTTGATGCTGAAAATCAGGTGGAACTGGAGGAAAAAACGCGACTTATTAATCAAGTGTTGGAACTTCAACACACACTTGAAG accTCTCCGCAAGAGTAGATGCAGTTAAGGAAGAAAATCTGAAGCTAAAATCAGAAAACCAAGTTCTTGGACAATATATAGAAAACCTCATGTCAGCTTCTAGTGTTTTTCAAACAACtgacacaaaaagcaaaagaaagtaa
- the SCOC gene encoding short coiled-coil protein isoform X3 encodes MMNADMDAVDAENQVELEEKTRLINQVLELQHTLEDLSARVDAVKEENLKLKSENQVLGQYIENLMSASSVFQTTDTKSKRK; translated from the exons ATGATGAATGCTGACATGGATG CAGTTGATGCTGAAAATCAGGTGGAACTGGAGGAAAAAACGCGACTTATTAATCAAGTGTTGGAACTTCAACACACACTTGAAG accTCTCCGCAAGAGTAGATGCAGTTAAGGAAGAAAATCTGAAGCTAAAATCAGAAAACCAAGTTCTTGGACAATATATAGAAAACCTCATGTCAGCTTCTAGTGTTTTTCAAACAACtgacacaaaaagcaaaagaaagtaa